The Glycine soja cultivar W05 chromosome 9, ASM419377v2, whole genome shotgun sequence sequence ttttaatctaataattaattttttgacatatataaatttttattaaatctatgatttttatttaaaatttatatataaaaaaaatacattattagatcaaaattaattgtaataagaTTAAAATCAGAAATCTACTTAATGTAATAATTAGCaaaaactataattaaatttattaaaaaaacattaattttttaaatttttttaaaaaaatctagggGATACGGATTTGCAATCCCTAAGAATCATAGGGATTGAAAATTCTTATGAATTCGTATAAATCACACAGATTGTGAATTCATATAAATCACACGGATTGTGAATTCGTATGTTTATTAGcagttataattttgaaaaattggaaaaaatattGGGTATAGAAGAAAAAGCCACGGTACAGGAAGAAAAACCCAACATGAGGAACAAAATTGTACTACACTACAAACTGGACTAAGGCCCATTAGCTCATTTACAGTCCAACACTGCTTACTTTCCCGTTTTCCGACTCTATCAATTTCCTCTCATCTCTCGGCCGTTCAATTTTTCAAATGGAGCAAAACCCGCCGTCTCCGGCGGAAGACTCGGCGGCGGCGGCGCCATCCTCCGGCGAAACAAAACCTTCCCTCTTCCCTCTATTTCCTCTCACAGCCTCCTCCTCTCTCCAAACCACCACCACATCCTCCACTCCCCAATGGCTCAGCAACACCAGCTTCACCACCGACATCTCCGTTATAAACGACGCCGTGGCCTCGCAACTCAACCGCGAAATCACGCAGTCGCCGCCACAAGACGACGAGGACGAAAATCGCGCCCAGGCGAATCCCCTCCCTTCTTCTAGGTACGAGATTCTGGAATCTTCCGAATCGGACGGAGGCGGAAGAGatagagagaggaagaagagaaagaagaggaaaaagcGGAAGCGCGATTCGTCTGTGGAGAGAGGCGGATTCCATGGTTTCGGTTCGAGAAAGTCGCGCGTTCGAGCTTGGGCGGATTCGGAGGCCAAAGTTGCCAAGGATTATTACATTGATTCTCACGGAGATCGCGACAATCTCGCGTTCGGATGTATTTACAGGTGTTTTGGATGgaataatttgaaattgaattgaatCTAATGATATAATGGTCATTCTTACTTCAATTTTGCGAGTGATTTTTTTAGGATTGTGAATggttaatgtttttgtttgtgagTGTGTAGAATGGTGGTGCTTACTTCGGTCCTGTTAGCGCTGTTGATGAATTTATTGGGAGTTAGAATCCAAATGAAGTGTTGTATGTGCATTTTTTATCTGCATGATGCACAATGACTGGGAACCATGGGGTAGTGaatatttttggttttgttaaCTATAGAGACAAACTGGTTTTTGGGGTTTAGGATTTGATGAGTATTTGGTTTTGTTTACTATTGAGACAGGCTGGTTTTATAACATTGTTGGGAAATCAAGGGGATAAATACCAGAGAGATTTACATCAATGGATCATGTCAACCATATAAGGGAACAAACCACACCTTAactcaaaaccttaaggctctaGTTTATGGGTCTTGCTTTCACTTATTTGATGCTCAACCTTCCCATTCTTACATGATGTTgaacttcacctcacacttgtattcCAATAGTCTTCGCCTCGAGCGGAAGCCATTATCATCCACAAGTATTTCATGATGATCATTAGAGTTCACATGCTCTATATATTTGCATCGCCACTCTACCCATGGGACACGCCGCTTGAATCCACCACAAGGAACACTTTCGCTATTTTACTCATCCGAGTCGATCACTAAGTCGAACCATCAATTCTGATATCAAttgttgaagaaaaaaacacactCATATCTTTATTGCTCAAAAATCACACAACCAAGAACAAGAGACAACACtataaacaaaatagaaaaagataacaaatttgtttaatGTGGTTCGGGTCCTTACCTCTACATTTACAACTTCAACCtcaacttatttaacttggttTGGACCTTCATTCCTACATCCACAATCTccttaaaataagttttttagggCAAGCTGGACAAACTTGTAGACCTTCCCTCAACATGACCCCCTCTTCAGTTTAGgtaatttttcttatcttaagAAGATTTATATATAGACCTAGCATCATAATCTTAAAAGAGgaaacaaatatcaaatttacATGATATATCTTTAATTCTAAAGAGCATCCTAGAAATAAGACAATATCCTTTTTTAAATCTCCCAATCTGCTCCACGAGTATTGAATGGTGACACTGGACATGTACTGCCAACTACCTCCATTGGAACACGCCACTTGACTATCATATCATCAGGTAGACTTTCGACACAAAGACCCCACATAGATCCACCTTCATACTGGGAAAATTTACACCAATGGACCATGAGCAACCATATAAGTAAACTTCACACTACACCTTAgtccaaaaccttaaggctcaggtttatgggtcttgtcttcacttatatggtgcCTAATCTTCTCATTCTTACACGATGTGAGACTTCACCTTACACTTGTATTCCAATAAATATGTTGCTCTTGTATCAGTTGTTGTTGAACCCTAGTggcttcttttttgtttattccTTGGTAATTGGTATGCATTCATTTATATGTATCTGTTAAGAActgatgtttttattatatttagccGGTTTGGTGATATCTCAATGGGGACTAACGAGGGAGTTTGGGTAGAGGTTCTGAGTTAATGTAGTCAGAAAGTCAAATAAATTGTTGGAGTACAGAAAGAAATGAGGTAGGCAATCAATTTCATTGTTGTTCTCTTAGATGTCAGaaatttaaggattaaattgaTGTGGcccaaaaatgtaatttatttccTGTTCAGCTTTGACTTCTTATTCATAGGTTGTCCCTGCCTCCCTTTACAAACCGATTATGGGTtcctgattatttttttttttgttaaatttttgatGAATGACAATTCTTTATAAACACCTTGCAGAATGGATATTGCCCTATACAGGCCTTACAATCCATTGAAACTGTCTGGGCTACATGTTCGAGGTTTGTATTGGTGGAATCGGAGTGGTTCACTATTGGAAAGAGATGGTGATATTGATTCATTGGATGCTAAAATGAAATCTGCTGGTCGTTACTGTTCTGGAAAATACATGGCTTTGGAACGACATAAGAGCTTTAAGCGTATTCGTCTTGTTGCTCCAGAATCGTCTCCTGTCTCTATGCAAGATGAGTTTATACCTTTGTCAGAAACAGATGCCGGGGCATCTCATGGAGCTGTTGACAGTGATTTGGTCTCCAAAACTTCAACATCACTCGAAGAATCTTGGGAAGATGAAACGTTAAACAAAACTAGGGAGTTCAACAAACTAACACGGGAACACCCCCATGATGAAAAAGTTTGGTTAGCTTTTGCAGAGTTCCAAGATAAGGTAGCAGGGATGCAACGTCAAAAAGGTGCTCGCTTGCAAACTCTTGAAAAGAAGATTAGCATTCTGGAGAAGGCAGTTGACCTTAATCCAGACAATGAAGAGATATTGCTTTGCCTTTTGAAAGCTTATCAAATGAGAGACAGCTCGGATGTGCTAATTGCAAGATGGGAGAAGATACTTTTGCAACATTCCGGAAGTTATAAGTTATGGAGAGAATTCTTGCACACTGTTCAGAGAAATTTCTCCAGATTTAAGGTTTCAGAGGTTAGGAAGATGTATGCACATGCAATTGAAGCTCTATCTGCTTCATGCAGCAAGCACTCTAGGCAGGTTCTCAATTTTATGCTTTatccacttttttttattttgtccgCAAAAGTGAATATTGTTCatctatttttaatgtattttctaTAAAGGGAATAATCTGATCCCTTATTTAGTTGCACGATAATATAAATAGGGAGAGAGAAAACTGAGGAAGGGATCCTGTTCGCTGAACAActacttttctttaattttgttcttccctctTAAAGTGGTTGGAAGGCAAGGGAATTAATTGGCTGATAATAAAATCTTATGTACTTCATTTTTATCTATGCACTGTATGAAcaaacaaaattgaatttccatttttgtttatattttggaGGTGTATAAATTAGTTACTTAATACATCAGAGGTCATGAAGTTGCTATATGTAGAACttaacaatttaaaatcatttgcATGACCTGTTTTCACTTTTGAATTTCATATGTCATGTGAATATTTTGGAAGTTCCTGAAATAGttctaaaaaaggaagaaaaatttgttttttgcaGGTTCTTCAAGCTACTGATCCTTCTTCACCAGATCCTGTATTTGTTCAGTTAGAACTTGGTCTTGTGGATATATTTCTAAGTCTTTGCAGATTTGAGTGGCAGGCTGGTTATAGAGAATTGGCCACATCTTTATTTCAGGCTGAAATAGAGTTTAGTTTGTTTTGTCCTCCTTTGCTGCTCACTGAGCAGAGTAAACACAGACTATTTGAGCATTTTTGGAACAGTGGTGGTGCTAGAGTTGGGGAAGAAGGGGCTCTCGGTTGGTCCGCATGGTTGGAGAAAGAGGAGGAAACTAGGCAAAAAGTTATGAATGATGAGCTCTCGCGTGAAAATGAAGGTGGTGGTTGGACTGGTTGGTCAGAACCATGGTCTAAAGATAATGAGGGTATTGTCAATGTTGAAAATGAAACCATCAATGATGTGGTTATGGAGGATATTCAAGATGAAGAGGAATACAAAGAAGTTGAGCCAGAAGTTGATACTGAAAATTTGCTGAAGATGCTAGGAATTGATATGAATGATGGGGATGGTAGCGAAGTTAATGACACTTCGACTTGGATCAAATGGTCAAAAGAAGAGTCCTTTAGAGATTGTGATCAGTGGATGCCTGTTCGCAGGAAATCAGGTAGGATTTTCTCTCCTTGCATTAACTACTATACTTCTCTCTGAAtgtattttgtgtgtgtgtaataGGCTTTTCTTGAATTTTGCTTTATTGCTTTGAAATGCAATTAATTTCATTAGAAACAAGCTGCTTATAAAAGTATGCTGATTAACCATGAACAGGTACAACCTCTCTTGCTAACGAAACACACAAAACAGATGAGGATGAACAACTCTTGAGAGTTGTATTGTATGAAGATGTGAATGAATACCTGTTCTCCCTGAGCACAACAGAGGCTCGACTATCTTTGTTATCCCAATTCATTGACTTCTATGGTGGGAAGATGTCTCAATTGTGAGTTTTCTGATGTAGATACCCTTTTGTGCACCCCAGTTGATATAGTGGGAATCAGTTTTCAAAAGCTTGAAAGGATTACTATGTGCTCTAGTATAGTAATTGGCTAGGAGTCCAATGTGCCATAAAGGTTTCAAAATAATCGGTTAACatgattattttacttttcataCCTGATGGATATGCATGTGATGATCATGTGTGTTACTAGAGTTACAAGTGCTTTTAATGGCTCCGT is a genomic window containing:
- the LOC114368729 gene encoding protein NRDE2 homolog isoform X1; this translates as MEQNPPSPAEDSAAAAPSSGETKPSLFPLFPLTASSSLQTTTTSSTPQWLSNTSFTTDISVINDAVASQLNREITQSPPQDDEDENRAQANPLPSSRYEILESSESDGGGRDRERKKRKKRKKRKRDSSVERGGFHGFGSRKSRVRAWADSEAKVAKDYYIDSHGDRDNLAFGCIYRMDIALYRPYNPLKLSGLHVRGLYWWNRSGSLLERDGDIDSLDAKMKSAGRYCSGKYMALERHKSFKRIRLVAPESSPVSMQDEFIPLSETDAGASHGAVDSDLVSKTSTSLEESWEDETLNKTREFNKLTREHPHDEKVWLAFAEFQDKVAGMQRQKGARLQTLEKKISILEKAVDLNPDNEEILLCLLKAYQMRDSSDVLIARWEKILLQHSGSYKLWREFLHTVQRNFSRFKVSEVRKMYAHAIEALSASCSKHSRQVLQATDPSSPDPVFVQLELGLVDIFLSLCRFEWQAGYRELATSLFQAEIEFSLFCPPLLLTEQSKHRLFEHFWNSGGARVGEEGALGWSAWLEKEEETRQKVMNDELSRENEGGGWTGWSEPWSKDNEGIVNVENETINDVVMEDIQDEEEYKEVEPEVDTENLLKMLGIDMNDGDGSEVNDTSTWIKWSKEESFRDCDQWMPVRRKSGTTSLANETHKTDEDEQLLRVVLYEDVNEYLFSLSTTEARLSLLSQFIDFYGGKMSQLFCSNSPTWADNILSLEDLPDSMLEKLKCIHEVLTKTQNSPTGYSFEYLSGSFSRNADFMKFIQNAVLLCLTVFPRNYMLEEAVLISEELYVTKMNSSGMVTPCRSLAKSLLKSDRQDVLLCGVYARREATYGNIDHARKVFDMALLSVEALPVELQSSAPLLYFWYAEVELASTANDRESSSRAIHILSCLGSGTKYNPFKSQASSLLLLRAHQGFKEKLRTVWSSWVRGIINDQSVALICSAALFEELTTGWDVGIEVLNQAFSMVLPERRSQGYQLEFLFNYYIKMLQRHQRQSSLMKVWESILHGLQIYPFSPELLKDVVEVGHYYTTSNKLRWILDDCCYKKPSVVLWLFALSYEMFKGGSHHRIRGLFEKALSNDGLCSSVLLWRCYIMFEMEIAHDPSAARRAFFRAIHSCPWSKRLWLDGFLKLNSVLTAKELSDLQEVMRDKELNLRTDIYEILLQES
- the LOC114368729 gene encoding protein NRDE2 homolog isoform X2, which produces MEQNPPSPAEDSAAAAPSSGETKPSLFPLFPLTASSSLQTTTTSSTPQWLSNTSFTTDISVINDAVASQLNREITQSPPQDDEDENRAQANPLPSSRYEILESSESDGGGRDRERKKRKKRKKRKRDSSVERGGFHGFGSRKSRVRAWADSEAKVAKDYYIDSHGDRDNLAFGCIYRMDIALYRPYNPLKLSGLHVRGLYWWNRSGSLLERDGDIDSLDAKMKSAGRYCSGKYMALERHKSFKRIRLVAPESSPVSMQDEFIPLSETDAGASHGAVDSDLVSKTSTSLEESWEDETLNKTREFNKLTREHPHDEKVWLAFAEFQDKVAGMQRQKGARLQTLEKKISILEKAVDLNPDNEEILLCLLKAYQMRDSSDVLIARWEKILLQHSGSYKLWREFLHTVQRNFSRFKVSEVRKMYAHAIEALSASCSKHSRQVLQATDPSSPDPVFVQLELGLVDIFLSLCRFEWQAGYRELATSLFQAEIEFSLFCPPLLLTEQSKHRLFEHFWNSGGARVGEEGALGWSAWLEKEEETRQKVMNDELSRENEGGGWTGWSEPWSKDNEGIVNVENETINDVVMEDIQDEEEYKEVEPEVDTENLLKMLGIDMNDGDGSEVNDTSTWIKWSKEESFRDCDQWMPVRRKSGTTSLANETHKTDEDEQLLRVVLYEDVNEYLFSLSTTEARLSLLSQFIDFYGGKMSQLFCSNSPTWADNILSLEDLPDSMLEKLKCIHEVLTKTQNSPTGYSFEYLSGSFSRNADFMKFIQNAVLLCLTVFPRNYMLEEAVLISEELYVTKMNSSGMVTPCRSLAKSLLKSDRQDVLLCGVYARREATYGNIDHARKVFDMALLSVEALPVELQSSAPLLYFWYAEVELASTANDRESSSRAIHILSCLGSGTKYNPFKSQASSLLLLRAHQGFKEKLRTVWSSWVRGIINDQSVALICSAALFEELTTGWDVGIEVLNQAFSMVLPERRSQGYQLEFLFNYYIKMLQRHQRQSSLMKVWESILHGLQIYPFSPELLKDVVEVGHYYTTSNKLRWILDDCCYNNNFVGNHP
- the LOC114368729 gene encoding protein NRDE2 homolog isoform X3, with the translated sequence MRMDIALYRPYNPLKLSGLHVRGLYWWNRSGSLLERDGDIDSLDAKMKSAGRYCSGKYMALERHKSFKRIRLVAPESSPVSMQDEFIPLSETDAGASHGAVDSDLVSKTSTSLEESWEDETLNKTREFNKLTREHPHDEKVWLAFAEFQDKVAGMQRQKGARLQTLEKKISILEKAVDLNPDNEEILLCLLKAYQMRDSSDVLIARWEKILLQHSGSYKLWREFLHTVQRNFSRFKVSEVRKMYAHAIEALSASCSKHSRQVLQATDPSSPDPVFVQLELGLVDIFLSLCRFEWQAGYRELATSLFQAEIEFSLFCPPLLLTEQSKHRLFEHFWNSGGARVGEEGALGWSAWLEKEEETRQKVMNDELSRENEGGGWTGWSEPWSKDNEGIVNVENETINDVVMEDIQDEEEYKEVEPEVDTENLLKMLGIDMNDGDGSEVNDTSTWIKWSKEESFRDCDQWMPVRRKSGTTSLANETHKTDEDEQLLRVVLYEDVNEYLFSLSTTEARLSLLSQFIDFYGGKMSQLFCSNSPTWADNILSLEDLPDSMLEKLKCIHEVLTKTQNSPTGYSFEYLSGSFSRNADFMKFIQNAVLLCLTVFPRNYMLEEAVLISEELYVTKMNSSGMVTPCRSLAKSLLKSDRQDVLLCGVYARREATYGNIDHARKVFDMALLSVEALPVELQSSAPLLYFWYAEVELASTANDRESSSRAIHILSCLGSGTKYNPFKSQASSLLLLRAHQGFKEKLRTVWSSWVRGIINDQSVALICSAALFEELTTGWDVGIEVLNQAFSMVLPERRSQGYQLEFLFNYYIKMLQRHQRQSSLMKVWESILHGLQIYPFSPELLKDVVEVGHYYTTSNKLRWILDDCCYKKPSVVLWLFALSYEMFKGGSHHRIRGLFEKALSNDGLCSSVLLWRCYIMFEMEIAHDPSAARRAFFRAIHSCPWSKRLWLDGFLKLNSVLTAKELSDLQEVMRDKELNLRTDIYEILLQES